The Faecalibacterium sp. I3-3-89 sequence TCAATGCGAAAGCGGTCCCAGAAGCTCTCCGGAGTTTGCAGTGTCAGTTCTTCTTGCTCCTTGATCACACCGCCCACATAATACGGCAGACCGCAGTTGGCATAGGACACATAGCCGCTACGCTCGATCATGATGATCTGCGCGTGTTCATCCAAACGGCGGATGCGGGCAGCAGCAGAAGCACCGCCCGCCACGCCGCCTACAATTACGACCTTCATTTCACGCCCTCCACCATTGCGGCGATCTCCGACTTAGGCCGATAGCCGACCGATTTGGCAACGGCCTTTCCATCCTTGAATACGACCAGCATCGGGATACTGGATACTTGAAAACGCATTGCCAGCTCCATCTGCTCGTCCACGTTGACCTTGCCCACCTTGAGCGTACCGCTTTTTTCTTCGGCAAGCTCATGCAGTACGGAAGAGAGCATTTTGCACGGTCCGCACCAGTCCGCATAGAAATCCAGCAGGACGGGCTTGTCGGAATGCAGTACCTCATTTTCAAAATTCGCAGCGGTAATTTTCAGTTCAGCCATGAGAAAGGCTCCGTTCTGTTATCTTTGTTTATTCTTTGTTTTTCAGCATGCAAATGCCCTGCGTCATGGTTCCCATCGGGCAAAACGCACACCATGTGCGGGGCATGTAGAGCACCATAACGATCAGACCCAGCAGCAGAGAGGTCAGCATGAGGCTATAAAAGCCAAAGCTGAACTGCGCCACCCAGTCAGTGACCGTACCGGCTGTATAAGTCCAGCTCCACGGCACACGGAATGTCCAGAACAGCTTAATGGCCTCCCGCAGGGACGTAGCACCAGCAGCGACCAGATAGGTCTGGAACACCATGTTGCCGAACATCGTCAGGAAAAAGAGCAAAAAGGCATAACGGAACCACTTGGAGGACATCCAGCGGGGCGTGGGCTTGCAGCGGGAGCATTTAAGGTCTGTCCCCAGCTTGCTGAACAGTTGACCCCGTCCGCAGAGGTGGTTGCAAAAGAATTTGTTCCCGCCAAAGATGGCTAAAAGCAGCGGCAGAAGAAAATCGATCATACCCAGCCACGCGAACAGGATATTGAAAAAGCCCAGTGCAAAATAGATGATGGCATATACCCACAGGTAATCGTACCAATGCTTTGCTTTCATGCGTCAGCCCTCACTTTCACCTCAATGCAGCCGACGGGACAGAGCTTTGCGCACTTGCCGCAGCCTACGCAGCGTTCCGCCTCCACGGCGGCGTAGCAGCCACGGCGCACCTTGACGGCCCCCAGTGGACAGGTATTTTCACATACACCACAGGCGACACACCGCGTCTTATCTATGGCAGCCAGTTTCTTTGACAGCATAGCTTTCCTCCCTTAATCCTACAAGGATTTGTAATAGAGCATACAGTGGCAGACCCCCTCGAAGCCCGGATCTGCAATGGGATTCTTGAACTCCTGGCACATACATTTG is a genomic window containing:
- the trxA gene encoding thioredoxin; its protein translation is MAELKITAANFENEVLHSDKPVLLDFYADWCGPCKMLSSVLHELAEEKSGTLKVGKVNVDEQMELAMRFQVSSIPMLVVFKDGKAVAKSVGYRPKSEIAAMVEGVK
- a CDS encoding 4Fe-4S binding protein; translated protein: MKAKHWYDYLWVYAIIYFALGFFNILFAWLGMIDFLLPLLLAIFGGNKFFCNHLCGRGQLFSKLGTDLKCSRCKPTPRWMSSKWFRYAFLLFFLTMFGNMVFQTYLVAAGATSLREAIKLFWTFRVPWSWTYTAGTVTDWVAQFSFGFYSLMLTSLLLGLIVMVLYMPRTWCAFCPMGTMTQGICMLKNKE
- a CDS encoding 4Fe-4S binding protein → MLSKKLAAIDKTRCVACGVCENTCPLGAVKVRRGCYAAVEAERCVGCGKCAKLCPVGCIEVKVRADA